From Amycolatopsis sp. cg9, one genomic window encodes:
- a CDS encoding long-chain fatty acid--CoA ligase, with the protein MTTVAEQTEGQTIPRLLHRNAVEYPDLPAITSLDLEGRPTLSWLEFRTAIAEVSRGLAGLGLAAGDRMLIMAPGCPDHIIADLAATHLSAIPCTAYATLSPDQIRFVARHSAAPVVVLGGEDELARWRPVLDDLPALRRVVVMDEAAIPEGDGRFLSLADVRTWGREALAADPEAFERSWQDIKPDDPLSMIYTSGTTGDPKGVVLSHRNAIHQAYAVTELHHPPMHATNIAYLPLAHIAERELSVYLPIVWAGHVHTLADPTAVAGALGQVHPQSFFGVPRVWEKMVAGLKNMLGSVPEDRRTALLQANELLQQGYKLRSAGQEVPAELAEKIRQTDEAALAPVRGLLGLDKLLVASSGAAALPVEIIYFLAGLGVEICEVWGLSETTGAATSNSATDFRAGSVGKPLEGVEVKVADDGELLVRGPIVFLGYLQEDGTIADATDADGWYATGDIGTIDEDGFVTITDRKKELIITSSGKNIAPTRIEGLLKEHPLIGQAVAIGDDRPYVTALIVLDDEIAPGWAAANGVEATPEELAEHPAVRAELERAVESANSRLARIEQIKRYHVLPKAWTPESGELTPTLKLKRRVINDRYSTNIEALYAATRDPEPAAGA; encoded by the coding sequence TTGACCACCGTCGCCGAGCAGACCGAAGGCCAGACGATCCCGCGGCTGTTGCACCGCAACGCGGTCGAGTACCCGGACCTGCCGGCGATCACCTCGCTCGACCTCGAAGGCCGGCCGACGCTGAGCTGGCTGGAGTTCCGCACGGCCATCGCGGAGGTGTCCCGCGGCCTGGCCGGGCTCGGGCTCGCCGCCGGTGACCGGATGCTGATCATGGCGCCCGGCTGCCCCGACCACATCATCGCCGACCTCGCCGCGACGCACCTGTCCGCGATCCCGTGCACCGCCTACGCCACGCTCAGCCCGGACCAGATCCGGTTCGTCGCGCGGCACAGCGCGGCACCGGTCGTCGTGCTCGGCGGCGAGGACGAGCTGGCGCGCTGGCGCCCGGTCCTCGACGACCTCCCGGCGCTGCGCCGCGTCGTCGTGATGGACGAAGCCGCGATCCCCGAAGGCGACGGCCGGTTCCTCTCCCTCGCCGACGTCCGGACCTGGGGCCGGGAAGCGCTTGCCGCCGACCCGGAAGCGTTCGAGCGGTCGTGGCAGGACATCAAGCCGGACGACCCGCTGTCGATGATCTACACCTCGGGCACCACCGGCGACCCGAAGGGCGTCGTGCTGTCGCACCGCAACGCGATCCACCAGGCGTACGCGGTCACCGAGCTGCACCACCCGCCGATGCACGCGACCAACATCGCGTACCTGCCGCTCGCGCACATCGCCGAGCGCGAGCTGTCGGTCTACCTGCCGATCGTGTGGGCCGGCCACGTGCACACGCTCGCCGACCCGACCGCGGTCGCCGGCGCGCTCGGCCAGGTGCACCCGCAGAGCTTCTTCGGCGTCCCGCGCGTGTGGGAGAAGATGGTCGCCGGCCTCAAGAACATGCTCGGCAGCGTCCCCGAAGACCGGCGCACGGCGTTGCTGCAGGCGAACGAGCTGCTGCAGCAGGGCTACAAGCTGCGCAGCGCCGGCCAGGAGGTGCCGGCCGAGCTCGCCGAGAAGATCCGGCAGACCGACGAGGCCGCGCTGGCACCGGTGCGCGGCCTGCTCGGCCTCGACAAGCTGCTCGTCGCCTCCAGCGGCGCCGCCGCCCTCCCGGTGGAGATCATCTACTTCCTGGCCGGCCTCGGCGTCGAGATCTGCGAGGTCTGGGGCCTGTCGGAGACCACCGGCGCGGCGACGTCGAACTCGGCGACGGACTTCCGGGCGGGGTCGGTGGGCAAGCCGCTCGAAGGGGTCGAGGTGAAGGTCGCCGACGACGGCGAGCTGCTGGTCCGCGGTCCGATCGTCTTCCTCGGCTACCTGCAGGAGGACGGGACGATCGCCGACGCCACCGACGCCGACGGCTGGTACGCCACCGGCGACATCGGCACGATCGACGAAGACGGCTTCGTGACGATCACCGACCGCAAGAAGGAGCTGATCATCACCTCGAGCGGCAAGAACATCGCGCCGACGAGGATCGAGGGCCTCCTCAAGGAGCACCCGCTGATCGGCCAGGCGGTCGCGATCGGCGACGACCGCCCGTACGTGACGGCCCTGATCGTCCTCGACGACGAGATCGCACCCGGCTGGGCCGCGGCGAACGGCGTCGAGGCCACCCCGGAGGAACTGGCGGAGCACCCGGCGGTCCGCGCGGAGCTGGAGCGCGCGGTCGAGTCGGCGAACAGCAGGCTGGCCCGGATCGAGCAGATCAAGCGCTACCACGTGCTGCCGAAGGCGTGGACCCCCGAGTCCGGCGAGCTGACCCCGACGCTCAAGCTCAAGCGCCGGGTGATCAACGACCGCTACTCGACGAACATCGAAGCCCTGTACGCGGCGACGCGCGACCCGGAGCCGGCCGCCGGCGCCTGA
- a CDS encoding MFS transporter translates to MTTRATPRLRAVLANREFRALWFAETQSMLGDQLTIVALAILIFDRTGSPLLSAVVYSLTFLPALAGGLGLSQLADRFPRRAVLATGSLAQAVLIGLMAVPGMPMGWLFVLFVFARLANAPCNAAQNALGREIFADDDVYLQSQDLRGITNNTAMLAGLAAGGLLVTGIGTSWALAIDALTFLVAAVVVRVMMLRRPAAGNGNAPWFGAVRQVFGDERLRVLLYLSWLVGLAVIPEGLAAPLAAQLGAGDQAVGWLLAADPLGFVLGTFLLSRFVSTEHRRKLLGVLAALPLAALAAFALHPNLALALVLLALAGATGAYVITVSATFITWVPNDIRGSAGGLYRTGLRVAQGVGVGIGGLVAQALGSANATIALAGAVGLLLAVPVGFAWRRVGGSEPEPRLP, encoded by the coding sequence GTGACGACGCGCGCGACACCGCGGCTGCGGGCCGTCCTGGCCAACCGCGAGTTCCGCGCGCTGTGGTTCGCCGAAACCCAGTCGATGCTCGGCGACCAGCTGACCATCGTCGCCCTCGCCATCCTGATCTTCGACCGGACCGGCTCGCCGCTGCTCTCCGCCGTCGTCTACTCCCTGACGTTCCTGCCCGCGCTGGCCGGCGGGCTCGGCCTCTCCCAGCTCGCCGACCGGTTCCCGCGCCGCGCGGTGCTGGCGACCGGCTCGCTCGCGCAGGCCGTGCTGATCGGGCTGATGGCCGTGCCCGGGATGCCGATGGGCTGGCTGTTCGTCCTGTTCGTCTTCGCCCGGCTGGCGAACGCGCCGTGCAACGCGGCGCAGAACGCCCTCGGCCGGGAGATCTTCGCCGACGACGACGTCTACCTGCAGAGCCAGGACCTGCGGGGGATCACGAACAACACGGCCATGCTGGCCGGCCTCGCCGCGGGCGGCCTGCTGGTCACCGGCATCGGGACGTCGTGGGCGCTGGCGATCGACGCGCTGACGTTCCTGGTCGCCGCCGTCGTCGTGCGGGTGATGATGCTGCGGCGCCCGGCCGCGGGGAACGGGAACGCACCCTGGTTCGGCGCCGTGAGGCAGGTTTTCGGCGACGAACGGCTGCGGGTGCTGCTCTACCTGTCCTGGCTCGTCGGCCTGGCGGTGATCCCGGAGGGTCTCGCCGCGCCGCTCGCCGCCCAGCTGGGCGCGGGTGACCAGGCGGTCGGCTGGCTGCTGGCCGCCGACCCGCTGGGGTTCGTGCTCGGGACGTTCCTGCTGTCGCGGTTCGTCTCGACCGAGCACCGCCGCAAGCTGCTGGGTGTGCTGGCCGCGTTGCCGCTGGCCGCGCTGGCGGCGTTCGCGCTGCACCCGAACCTCGCGCTCGCGCTGGTCCTGCTCGCGCTGGCCGGTGCGACCGGCGCGTACGTCATCACGGTGTCCGCCACGTTCATCACGTGGGTGCCCAACGACATCCGGGGCAGCGCCGGCGGGCTGTACCGGACCGGGCTGCGGGTCGCCCAGGGCGTGGGCGTCGGCATCGGCGGGCTGGTCGCCCAGGCCCTCGGGTCGGCGAACGCCACGATCGCGCTCGCCGGTGCGGTGGGGCTGCTGCTGGCCGTCCCGGTGGGGTTCGCCTGGCGCCGGGTGGGCGGCAGCGAACCGGAACCGCGGCTGCCGTGA
- a CDS encoding transcriptional regulator, translating into MTRSARELLAKIQAELAPRDGDNRLVPLIASGRAPHAVFAALAAEEKLITLSDWRSFHALAARADEPNARAFFGGLAPGEQQANGMLDALLAATGPDHGKELPRAGCQAYPAYVAWLALNGEPAAAVAGIFANFAAFGRYCRDVAAAMRGHYGFTDTECAFFDFFAADVPEIEEQALVAIQAGLDAHRLDKAEARRYARLFQSYELLFWNTLADEFPG; encoded by the coding sequence ATGACGCGGTCGGCTCGTGAACTGCTCGCCAAGATCCAGGCGGAACTCGCGCCGCGCGACGGCGACAACCGGCTCGTCCCGCTGATCGCCTCGGGACGTGCGCCGCACGCGGTGTTCGCCGCGCTCGCCGCCGAAGAGAAGTTGATCACGCTGAGCGACTGGCGGAGCTTCCACGCGCTCGCCGCCCGCGCCGACGAGCCGAACGCGCGCGCCTTCTTCGGTGGCCTGGCGCCGGGGGAGCAGCAGGCGAACGGGATGCTGGACGCGTTGCTCGCGGCGACTGGTCCGGACCACGGGAAGGAACTGCCGCGCGCGGGCTGCCAGGCGTACCCGGCGTACGTGGCGTGGCTCGCGCTGAACGGCGAGCCGGCGGCCGCCGTGGCCGGGATCTTCGCGAACTTCGCCGCCTTCGGCCGGTACTGCCGGGACGTCGCGGCCGCGATGCGCGGGCACTACGGCTTCACCGACACCGAGTGCGCGTTCTTCGACTTTTTCGCTGCGGACGTTCCCGAAATCGAAGAACAAGCGCTCGTGGCAATCCAGGCGGGCCTCGACGCGCACCGGCTCGACAAGGCCGAGGCCCGTCGTTACGCGCGGCTGTTCCAGAGCTACGAACTGCTCTTCTGGAACACCCTCGCGGACGAGTTCCCGGGCTGA
- a CDS encoding SDR family NAD(P)-dependent oxidoreductase, producing the protein MDGLMQGKAVVVTGAGRGLGEAFAVHVARAGGAVVVNDVDVELAERTAENIRAHGGRAVASGHSVADAGQAQEIVDLCVKEFGGIDGLVNNAGLNYEALPWEDDAEQARELVAVNVMGVVNTGLAAIKAMVDAGTGGSIVNISSGASLGQRKLGVYAASKGAVASLTYSWALDLEEQGIRVNAVCPLAHTRMVWKSERSLRACPPDRTPARIAPVVLFLLGEGSHGITGQMIRCNGPQLHVMGQPFLKQPILERPVWDTETVQKAFDEVFSAHLENYGLEKRVPPRLRKWTESTSPRTA; encoded by the coding sequence ATGGACGGGTTGATGCAGGGCAAGGCGGTCGTGGTGACCGGCGCCGGCCGGGGCCTCGGCGAGGCGTTCGCGGTGCACGTCGCCCGCGCGGGCGGTGCGGTGGTCGTCAACGACGTCGACGTCGAGCTCGCCGAGCGCACGGCGGAGAACATCCGGGCGCACGGCGGCCGGGCCGTCGCCAGCGGGCACAGCGTGGCCGACGCGGGGCAGGCCCAGGAGATCGTGGACCTCTGCGTCAAGGAGTTCGGCGGGATCGACGGCCTGGTCAACAACGCCGGGCTGAACTACGAGGCACTGCCCTGGGAGGACGACGCCGAGCAGGCGCGCGAGCTCGTCGCCGTCAACGTCATGGGCGTGGTGAACACCGGGCTGGCCGCGATCAAGGCGATGGTCGACGCGGGCACCGGCGGCTCGATCGTCAACATCTCGTCGGGCGCCTCGCTCGGGCAGCGCAAGCTCGGCGTGTACGCGGCGAGCAAGGGCGCGGTCGCGTCGCTGACCTACTCCTGGGCGCTCGACCTCGAGGAGCAGGGCATCCGCGTCAACGCCGTCTGCCCGCTCGCGCACACGCGGATGGTGTGGAAGTCCGAGCGCTCCCTGCGCGCGTGCCCGCCGGACCGCACGCCGGCCCGGATCGCCCCGGTCGTGCTGTTCCTGCTCGGCGAGGGCTCGCACGGGATCACCGGCCAGATGATCCGGTGCAACGGCCCGCAGCTGCACGTCATGGGCCAGCCGTTCCTCAAGCAGCCGATCCTCGAGCGGCCGGTGTGGGACACCGAGACCGTGCAGAAGGCGTTCGACGAGGTCTTCTCCGCCCACCTGGAGAACTACGGCCTGGAAAAGCGCGTCCCGCCGCGGCTGCGCAAGTGGACGGAGTCGACCTCACCCCGCACCGCCTGA
- a CDS encoding nitrate- and nitrite sensing domain-containing protein has product MLTIALIPSVALLLVGVALAGYLIYDAVTARDYTTRIRNSEAPAIPFFAALQQERQATLSLLAGQGNQRAVLAAVRPKVDSTAAKEIENLRDNFADYDDTPPSVQKNIATFFGVFQQLPQTRQAVDSGQIQISQAFAFYNKMLDQFTDGVAGLAQKARGAQNAFDRLTAIPLFTAADAMQRSDALAAAGLAAGGLTNDDFRAYVGQVGAYHAQLDASAPKMIPEVKAKYDQLLASQPWQTVTQVETAFLRGDLTKLPVAQDQWRTAARQVGDALMGIFVAQSSNASQAAIEDADSTFTESLIAGVIAVLFAVFVVFVAVRLSNRLIGRLHRLREDTLDAAEVRLPELVARVQAGEPVDLEEGGHFLDHGTDEIGQVADAFNKAQQTAIAAAIDEAKIKEGTKTVFLNIAHRSQVIVHRQLKVLDQAERKQEDPEQLDTLFQLDHLSTRARRNAENLIILGGGQPGRQWRNPVGLAELVRGASAETEDFARVKTAALPQIAIRGPVVGDLVHLLAELIDNATSFSPPQSRVEIRGNVVGKGVVIEVEDQGLGLEPDQTEEINSMLASPPDFGIMALSDEPRLGLFVVARLAARHGIQVHLRESAYGGTRAIVLVRTDLLAPLAETEPEQPITPPKPELVPNPVEPEPGNDEVAPLKRPQRRPARHRTEPPMPTQPAPVSPPPSAPTPVATPPSPPSAPTPVPVGSVSEPVSQPTQAQPVVPVRPPSPPNRTSRPARPAAQQPAWPPQEPRPAVPEGRPQQPRRPEAPGRPPLPQRRRQQSLVPQLREDKPAQEREEVRLDSPEAARSRLSAFQQGTRRARDEEFPENDDRYGERE; this is encoded by the coding sequence GTGCTCACGATCGCGCTGATCCCCAGTGTGGCCCTGTTGCTGGTCGGTGTGGCCCTCGCGGGCTACCTCATCTACGACGCGGTCACCGCACGCGACTACACCACGCGGATCCGGAATTCGGAAGCCCCGGCGATCCCGTTCTTCGCCGCGCTGCAGCAGGAGCGCCAGGCGACGCTGAGCCTCCTCGCCGGTCAGGGCAACCAGCGGGCCGTGCTCGCGGCCGTCCGCCCGAAGGTCGACTCGACCGCCGCCAAGGAGATCGAGAACCTCCGGGACAACTTCGCGGACTACGACGACACCCCGCCGAGCGTCCAGAAGAACATCGCCACGTTCTTCGGCGTCTTCCAGCAGCTGCCGCAGACGCGCCAGGCGGTCGACAGCGGTCAGATCCAGATCAGCCAGGCCTTCGCCTTCTACAACAAGATGCTCGACCAGTTCACCGACGGCGTGGCCGGGCTGGCGCAGAAGGCCCGTGGCGCGCAGAACGCGTTCGACCGGCTGACCGCGATCCCGCTCTTCACCGCGGCGGACGCGATGCAGCGCAGTGACGCGCTCGCCGCCGCCGGGCTCGCCGCGGGCGGGCTGACGAACGACGACTTCCGCGCCTACGTCGGCCAGGTCGGTGCCTACCACGCCCAGCTCGACGCGTCGGCGCCGAAGATGATCCCCGAGGTCAAGGCCAAGTACGACCAGCTGCTGGCCAGCCAGCCGTGGCAGACGGTGACCCAGGTGGAAACCGCTTTCCTGCGCGGTGACCTGACCAAGCTGCCGGTCGCGCAGGACCAGTGGCGCACCGCCGCCCGCCAGGTCGGCGACGCGCTGATGGGCATCTTCGTCGCGCAGAGCTCGAACGCGAGCCAGGCCGCCATCGAGGACGCCGACTCGACGTTCACCGAGTCGCTGATCGCCGGTGTGATCGCCGTCCTGTTCGCGGTCTTCGTGGTGTTCGTCGCCGTCCGGCTGTCCAACCGGCTCATCGGCCGGCTGCACCGGCTGCGCGAAGACACCCTCGACGCCGCCGAGGTCCGGCTGCCCGAGCTGGTCGCCCGGGTCCAGGCCGGCGAGCCGGTCGACCTCGAAGAGGGCGGTCACTTCCTCGACCACGGCACCGACGAGATCGGCCAGGTCGCCGACGCGTTCAACAAGGCGCAGCAGACCGCCATCGCGGCCGCCATCGACGAGGCGAAGATCAAGGAGGGCACCAAGACGGTGTTCCTCAACATCGCCCACCGCAGCCAGGTCATCGTGCACCGCCAGCTCAAGGTGCTCGACCAGGCCGAGCGCAAGCAGGAGGACCCGGAGCAGCTGGACACGCTGTTCCAGCTCGACCACCTCTCCACCCGCGCCCGCCGCAACGCCGAGAACCTGATCATCCTCGGCGGCGGGCAGCCGGGCCGGCAGTGGCGCAACCCGGTCGGGCTGGCCGAGCTGGTCCGCGGCGCGTCCGCCGAGACCGAGGACTTCGCCCGGGTCAAGACCGCGGCGCTGCCGCAGATCGCCATCCGCGGCCCGGTCGTCGGCGACCTCGTGCACCTGCTGGCCGAGCTGATCGACAACGCGACGTCGTTCTCGCCGCCGCAGTCGCGGGTCGAGATCCGCGGCAACGTGGTCGGCAAGGGCGTCGTGATCGAGGTCGAGGACCAGGGCCTCGGGCTCGAGCCGGACCAGACCGAAGAGATCAACTCGATGCTGGCCAGCCCGCCGGACTTCGGGATCATGGCGCTGTCGGACGAGCCCCGCCTCGGCCTGTTCGTGGTCGCGCGGCTGGCCGCGCGGCACGGCATCCAGGTGCACCTGCGCGAGTCCGCTTACGGCGGCACGCGGGCCATCGTCCTGGTGCGCACCGACCTGCTGGCCCCGCTCGCCGAGACCGAGCCGGAGCAGCCGATCACCCCGCCGAAGCCGGAGCTCGTCCCGAACCCGGTCGAGCCGGAGCCGGGCAACGACGAGGTCGCGCCGCTCAAGCGGCCGCAGCGCCGCCCGGCCCGGCACCGCACCGAGCCGCCCATGCCGACCCAGCCGGCACCGGTCTCGCCGCCGCCGTCGGCGCCGACCCCGGTGGCGACACCGCCTTCGCCGCCGTCCGCGCCGACGCCGGTCCCGGTCGGGTCCGTCTCGGAGCCGGTGAGCCAGCCGACCCAGGCGCAGCCGGTGGTCCCGGTCCGCCCGCCGTCCCCGCCGAACCGGACCTCGCGCCCGGCCCGCCCGGCCGCGCAGCAGCCGGCGTGGCCGCCGCAGGAACCGCGGCCCGCGGTGCCCGAAGGACGGCCGCAGCAGCCGCGCCGCCCGGAGGCGCCCGGCCGGCCGCCGCTGCCCCAACGGCGACGCCAGCAGAGCCTCGTGCCGCAGTTGCGGGAAGATAAGCCCGCACAGGAACGCGAAGAGGTGCGGCTGGACTCCCCGGAGGCCGCCCGCAGCAGGCTGTCCGCTTTCCAGCAGGGCACCCGCCGGGCCCGTGACGAAGAGTTTCCCGAGAACGACGACAGGTACGGAGAGCGCGAGTAA
- a CDS encoding GGDEF domain-containing protein: MHPGPDDAATGGGEPASGDRPRPPSPHEQPGQVTTPSGPPGTVWRDHPYSPRNWALWRRRPRVVAFMLGSEGLAVAVLAISLVYSQALVSRDWLNFGILAAGATVHIQLTQRQEERRRNRKKTVLIDLTAVWTFSAAMILPVPLTLLVIFVVRLQHWFIARRPAHNFIFSSITHGLAAVLAHLTYTALGPHFLGTGWDDFLAEFGAIVLTAAIYEAIQILYVGGALALGMSSEPTLRNVLGSPADNMLEAITVGLGAVTAILLAVVPPMVVVMAVATVVFNRLAELDQLQDDVRTDPKTGILNMRGWSESAERALERTARSSDQLALLMVDLDHFKWINDTYGHPAGDDVLRTVAQTLDEVTRPSDLVGRFGGEEFLILLPDIDEEATWDAAERIRVAIAKLHIVTTDKRGDPATIADRTTSIGVARHPRHGDTLERLLQSADAAVYLAKENGRDQVCFAPDTLTPPAAP, encoded by the coding sequence TTGCATCCCGGACCAGACGACGCCGCGACGGGCGGCGGCGAACCGGCGTCAGGCGACCGGCCGCGGCCGCCGTCGCCGCACGAACAGCCCGGCCAGGTGACCACGCCCAGTGGTCCACCCGGGACGGTCTGGCGCGACCACCCGTACTCGCCGCGGAACTGGGCGCTCTGGCGGCGGCGCCCCCGGGTCGTCGCGTTCATGCTGGGCAGCGAGGGATTGGCCGTCGCCGTTCTCGCGATTTCGCTCGTCTATTCACAGGCGCTGGTTTCCCGCGATTGGCTGAACTTCGGAATCCTCGCCGCCGGTGCGACGGTGCACATTCAGCTGACCCAACGCCAGGAGGAAAGGCGCCGGAACCGTAAAAAGACGGTGTTGATCGACCTCACCGCCGTGTGGACGTTTTCCGCGGCGATGATCCTGCCGGTTCCGCTGACTCTGCTGGTCATTTTCGTCGTCCGGCTCCAGCACTGGTTCATCGCCCGCCGCCCCGCCCACAACTTCATTTTCTCGTCGATCACGCACGGTCTCGCGGCGGTGCTGGCGCACCTCACCTACACCGCGCTCGGCCCCCATTTCCTGGGCACCGGCTGGGACGACTTCCTCGCCGAGTTCGGCGCGATCGTGCTCACCGCCGCGATTTACGAGGCGATCCAGATCCTCTACGTCGGCGGGGCACTCGCGCTCGGCATGTCCTCCGAACCGACGCTGCGTAACGTCTTGGGCAGCCCGGCCGACAACATGCTCGAAGCGATCACCGTCGGCCTCGGCGCGGTGACCGCGATTCTGCTCGCCGTCGTCCCGCCGATGGTCGTGGTGATGGCGGTCGCCACCGTGGTCTTCAATCGGCTCGCGGAACTGGACCAGCTCCAGGACGACGTCCGGACGGACCCGAAAACGGGCATTCTCAACATGCGCGGCTGGTCGGAGTCGGCCGAGCGAGCTCTCGAACGGACTGCTCGATCGAGTGATCAGCTGGCACTCCTGATGGTCGATCTCGACCACTTCAAGTGGATTAACGACACCTATGGACACCCGGCGGGTGACGACGTGCTCCGCACCGTTGCGCAAACGCTCGACGAAGTGACGAGACCGAGCGACTTGGTCGGCCGTTTCGGCGGTGAGGAATTCCTCATTCTGCTCCCGGACATCGACGAAGAGGCGACCTGGGACGCGGCCGAACGGATACGCGTGGCGATTGCGAAGTTGCACATCGTGACCACGGACAAGCGCGGCGACCCGGCGACGATCGCGGACCGCACGACCTCGATCGGCGTCGCCCGCCACCCCCGCCACGGCGACACCCTGGAGCGCCTCCTCCAGTCCGCGGACGCGGCGGTCTACCTGGCGAAGGAGAACGGCCGCGACCAGGTCTGCTTCGCCCCGGACACGCTCACGCCCCCAGCCGCACCGTGA